In a single window of the Nitrospira sp. MA-1 genome:
- the ispH gene encoding 4-hydroxy-3-methylbut-2-enyl diphosphate reductase, giving the protein MKIFLANPRGFCAGVDRAIEIVDLSLKTYGAPIFVRHEIVHSRHVVESLRGKGAIFVEELNEVPDGAIVIFSAHGVAKEVWEESTRRNLKVIDATCPLVIKVHNEVNRDYSNEYELILIGHAGHPEVVGTLGQVPDKFHLVSSVEDVDSLEVENPLHLSYVTQTTLSVDECRDIVAALHRRFPGIKGPHQEDICYATQNRQNAVKELSRFVDVILVIGSPNSSNSNRLRELGERCGIPSYLIDSYQDIQTQWLEGVNAIGIAAGASAPEVLVAQVIKFLKEQGATSVEELTVVEENVEFLLPKELLMAKVPR; this is encoded by the coding sequence TTGAAAATCTTCCTGGCCAATCCCAGAGGGTTCTGTGCGGGAGTGGATCGAGCGATTGAAATCGTCGATTTGTCCTTAAAGACCTACGGGGCACCAATTTTTGTTCGGCATGAAATTGTCCATAGCCGTCATGTGGTTGAGTCCCTTCGTGGAAAGGGCGCTATTTTTGTGGAAGAACTGAATGAGGTGCCTGATGGCGCCATTGTCATTTTCAGTGCACATGGTGTGGCAAAAGAGGTGTGGGAAGAATCCACCCGACGAAATTTGAAAGTCATTGATGCCACATGTCCCCTGGTCATCAAGGTCCATAACGAAGTCAATCGGGATTACTCCAACGAATATGAGTTGATTCTGATTGGGCACGCGGGTCATCCTGAGGTGGTGGGAACCCTGGGGCAGGTGCCTGATAAATTTCATTTAGTTTCCTCGGTTGAGGATGTTGACTCCTTAGAAGTGGAAAATCCTCTGCATTTGTCGTATGTCACCCAAACGACATTGAGTGTGGATGAGTGCAGAGATATTGTTGCCGCATTACATCGTCGATTTCCCGGTATTAAGGGGCCACACCAGGAAGATATTTGTTATGCCACGCAAAATCGGCAAAATGCGGTCAAAGAGCTGTCACGTTTTGTTGACGTCATTCTGGTCATCGGGTCTCCTAATAGCTCCAATTCCAACCGATTGAGAGAATTGGGCGAGCGGTGTGGAATCCCTTCATATCTCATTGATTCTTATCAGGATATTCAAACTCAATGGCTGGAAGGTGTGAACGCAATTGGCATTGCGGCGGGGGCCTCGGCTCCAGAAGTGTTGGTAGCTCAGGTTATTAAGTTTTTGAAAGAGCAAGGAGCGACATCGGTAGAGGAGTTGACGGTGGTGGAAGAGAATGTTGAATTTCTTCTTCCCAAAGAATTACTGATGGCAAAAGTGCCGCGATAA
- a CDS encoding nuclear transport factor 2 family protein — MLKERIEEVTQMNELFYRGFEQLDVALMDSIWAHQEYVTCIHPGWSIRVGWPAVRDSWVVIFNNTFSMKFELTEVQVQVAADVAWVICTENITSRVGENEQNSQVVSTNLFERIGDEWKIIHHHGSPLME, encoded by the coding sequence ATGCTGAAGGAACGGATTGAGGAAGTCACACAGATGAATGAGTTGTTTTATCGTGGGTTTGAACAGCTGGATGTTGCGCTGATGGATTCTATCTGGGCTCATCAGGAGTATGTGACCTGTATTCATCCAGGGTGGAGTATCCGAGTGGGGTGGCCCGCGGTTAGGGATTCCTGGGTGGTCATTTTCAATAATACATTTTCGATGAAATTTGAATTGACTGAAGTCCAGGTCCAAGTTGCGGCTGATGTTGCCTGGGTTATTTGTACAGAAAACATCACCAGCCGGGTGGGAGAGAACGAACAGAATAGCCAGGTAGTGTCAACCAATTTATTTGAGCGGATTGGAGACGAATGGAAGATTATCCATCATCACGGATCACCGCTCATGGAATAA
- a CDS encoding YfhL family 4Fe-4S dicluster ferredoxin, with amino-acid sequence MSLLITEECINCGACLPECPNEAIFETRSAAEEKGHKVGEGQGDGDTVYVITYERCTECVGHFDEPQCAAVCPVDDCCIPDPEIPETTDTLLDKAKELNPDKEIDPAKVWAGVRN; translated from the coding sequence ATGTCGTTGCTAATCACAGAAGAGTGCATTAATTGTGGTGCCTGTCTCCCCGAATGTCCCAACGAAGCAATTTTTGAGACACGTAGCGCCGCAGAAGAAAAGGGCCATAAGGTCGGTGAAGGTCAGGGTGATGGAGACACGGTATACGTGATTACCTATGAGCGCTGCACAGAGTGCGTCGGTCATTTTGATGAGCCTCAATGTGCGGCAGTCTGTCCTGTGGATGATTGCTGTATACCTGATCCAGAAATCCCTGAGACAACTGATACGCTACTGGATAAGGCCAAAGAGCTGAATCCTGACAAAGAAATTGACCCAGCGAAAGTTTGGGCCGGCGTTCGAAACTAA
- the smc gene encoding chromosome segregation protein SMC: MYLRTLVVSGFKSFAEAKIDFPNGITAVVGPNGTGKSNIVDAILWAMGEQSVKSLRSERMEDVIFNGTEQRKPMGMVEASLIFSEVTPRELEPVSALLEGLDQATDVMITRRLYREGDSEYYFNKIPCRLKDIRGFLWNARAGARGQSVIEQGNIEQLLSASPQERREFIEGTAGIIRYKKQKAEALRKLQSTENNLLRVRDILGEVRSQLRTLNRQAKQAEEYQTFLREARELEVRLLTHDFRRFFQDQCQFENELHESENQELSCVAEEARLVAEHQEVQLELTSSSEILKEAQDRFREIEQQMSNAYTAIQIERNRLDQYEQQHEQVMEERARLNGEGQDATGSLEALRERLAQIRCEMEILSVTVKDGEGAIADLAVRRRETAEKVDKGRETILALAVDKTNQENRLRSIGEGQSSMARRIERLAVEYAQSQTDQTTLQSESEALRRECSSLESQLDELRNNQDRLEVNLQSQRETREELDGKILDFQTQTAGAESELRAIQSVFREEIGYGHHGEGDEASIRVACSCIQEALAERMGVPEDVEKAMEAVLGERLQAWIVQSPQEAEMSIAQFKQHEWGKGSFIPLNIPRQGRGGPADWWSIVQHDTEVLGLAVDFVQVPDELKPVVEALLGNTVIVKSLAGALNLMTRHSWFQGNGPLLVALDGELVSPSGVISGGSGGEAGGLLRRRREILALEERLNTLSVGLEEAKANRKLLLQEIEDLSQQLEEATLSIREMEFQMLTIQKEASSKEKALPDLVRRLDALQQDRLAEEEEWGQLQVEEVEVRTRLERLNQTRAQEDEALRQLLDSLNALDQERQDMLESLNDTRMNFQSLKSQWDHEQANVERIEREEEHRNSRIRQIDGQLEHLFLQSRKSQEERLTNEDLVEELSIQKEAIAGTLLELGNRHAECMEGVKRLDGLIAKARETLSHIFKSRVPIEGRLAEVRAKFHAVQETLTMTYEISTDDLKYSQDAEQTPEVLEGTEQASDEEKTGQWREQLQGIRKKLERIGPINLAAIEEHAQLEERFQFLLAQEEDLAGSIQSLQEIIQRLNQTTNKLFVDTFKELQVKFSEVFSALFAGGRAELILVEETQEGQESEAPALEPGVEIVAQPPGKRLKNLNMLSGGEKTMTVMALLFASFLIRPSPFCVLDEVDAPLDETNVVRFGQFLRQMADRSQFIVITHNKRTMETANSLFGVTMEDPGVSKLIAVRLHELEEVS; this comes from the coding sequence ATGTATCTTCGTACTCTAGTCGTCAGTGGGTTTAAATCCTTTGCTGAGGCAAAAATAGATTTTCCGAATGGGATAACCGCTGTTGTCGGTCCCAACGGGACAGGTAAGAGTAATATCGTGGATGCCATTCTGTGGGCGATGGGTGAGCAAAGCGTGAAGAGTTTACGAAGTGAGCGCATGGAAGACGTGATTTTTAATGGGACTGAACAACGTAAACCCATGGGAATGGTCGAAGCCTCACTCATTTTTTCCGAGGTGACGCCTCGGGAGTTGGAGCCTGTCTCTGCCCTTCTGGAAGGGCTTGACCAGGCAACGGATGTCATGATTACCCGCCGGCTTTACCGCGAGGGAGACAGTGAATATTACTTTAATAAGATTCCCTGCCGACTCAAGGATATTCGAGGATTTCTCTGGAATGCCCGGGCAGGAGCTCGAGGGCAGTCTGTCATTGAACAGGGCAATATTGAACAGTTGCTCAGTGCTTCCCCACAGGAACGGCGTGAGTTTATTGAGGGCACGGCAGGTATTATTCGATATAAAAAGCAAAAGGCGGAGGCGTTACGGAAATTACAAAGTACAGAAAATAATCTTTTGCGGGTTCGGGATATTCTAGGAGAAGTTCGAAGCCAGCTTCGGACACTCAATCGTCAGGCGAAACAGGCAGAGGAGTATCAGACGTTCCTCCGTGAAGCTCGGGAGCTTGAGGTGCGGTTGTTGACCCATGACTTTCGCCGGTTTTTTCAAGACCAGTGTCAGTTTGAAAACGAGTTACACGAATCTGAAAATCAGGAGCTTTCCTGCGTGGCTGAAGAGGCCAGGCTTGTGGCCGAGCACCAAGAGGTGCAATTGGAGTTGACGTCTTCTAGCGAAATTCTCAAGGAAGCGCAGGACCGATTTCGAGAGATTGAGCAACAAATGTCCAATGCATATACGGCGATTCAGATTGAACGCAACCGGCTTGATCAGTATGAACAGCAACATGAGCAGGTCATGGAGGAGCGGGCTCGACTGAATGGGGAGGGGCAGGATGCCACGGGTTCCTTGGAAGCTCTGAGAGAGCGGCTGGCCCAAATTCGGTGTGAGATGGAAATTCTCTCTGTCACGGTGAAAGACGGAGAGGGGGCCATAGCGGATCTCGCCGTTCGCCGTCGGGAAACTGCGGAGAAGGTCGACAAGGGGCGAGAAACCATTCTGGCTTTAGCGGTAGATAAAACAAATCAGGAAAACCGCTTGAGAAGTATTGGTGAAGGGCAGAGTTCGATGGCCAGGCGGATTGAACGATTGGCTGTGGAATATGCTCAATCGCAAACCGATCAAACCACACTTCAATCGGAAAGCGAAGCCCTTCGACGGGAATGCTCATCTCTCGAAAGTCAGCTTGATGAACTTCGAAACAATCAGGATCGCTTAGAGGTCAACCTCCAAAGTCAGCGAGAAACCAGGGAAGAGCTTGATGGAAAAATTCTCGACTTCCAAACCCAAACAGCTGGTGCTGAATCTGAATTACGGGCCATTCAAAGCGTCTTTCGGGAAGAAATAGGGTATGGCCATCATGGTGAGGGTGATGAAGCCTCAATTCGCGTCGCGTGTTCGTGCATTCAGGAGGCGTTGGCCGAACGGATGGGAGTGCCAGAGGATGTTGAAAAAGCCATGGAAGCAGTTCTGGGTGAGCGGTTGCAGGCGTGGATTGTCCAATCGCCCCAAGAGGCAGAAATGTCCATTGCGCAATTCAAGCAACATGAATGGGGAAAAGGCAGCTTTATTCCCTTGAATATTCCGCGACAGGGTCGAGGGGGGCCAGCCGATTGGTGGAGCATCGTTCAGCACGACACGGAGGTGCTGGGCTTGGCTGTGGATTTTGTTCAGGTTCCTGACGAGTTGAAGCCTGTGGTTGAGGCCTTGTTGGGGAATACGGTCATTGTCAAATCATTGGCTGGAGCGTTGAATCTCATGACCAGGCATTCCTGGTTCCAAGGGAACGGTCCGCTTTTAGTGGCTTTGGATGGGGAGCTTGTGTCTCCATCCGGGGTTATCAGTGGTGGGTCTGGTGGAGAGGCAGGTGGATTATTACGTCGTCGTAGAGAAATTCTCGCATTGGAAGAAAGGTTGAATACTCTCTCTGTGGGATTGGAGGAAGCCAAAGCCAACCGGAAATTGCTTCTACAGGAAATTGAGGACCTGTCGCAACAACTTGAAGAAGCCACGTTGTCTATTCGCGAGATGGAATTTCAGATGTTGACCATTCAAAAAGAGGCTTCTTCCAAAGAGAAGGCTCTTCCCGATCTCGTTCGTCGGTTAGATGCACTTCAGCAGGATCGATTAGCGGAAGAGGAGGAATGGGGCCAGCTCCAGGTTGAAGAGGTAGAGGTTCGAACCCGGCTTGAGCGTCTTAATCAGACACGGGCTCAGGAAGATGAGGCTCTTCGTCAACTGTTGGACTCTCTCAATGCATTAGACCAAGAGCGACAAGACATGTTGGAAAGCCTCAATGATACTCGAATGAATTTTCAGTCTCTGAAGTCCCAATGGGACCATGAACAAGCTAATGTTGAACGGATTGAACGGGAAGAAGAGCATCGGAACAGCCGTATTCGACAGATTGATGGACAATTGGAACACCTCTTTCTCCAAAGTCGAAAAAGCCAGGAGGAACGACTCACCAACGAAGATTTGGTCGAAGAATTAAGCATTCAAAAAGAGGCTATTGCCGGAACATTATTGGAGCTGGGGAACCGGCATGCAGAATGTATGGAGGGAGTGAAACGATTGGATGGTCTGATTGCCAAGGCTCGTGAAACATTGAGCCATATCTTCAAATCCCGAGTGCCAATTGAGGGGCGTTTAGCAGAGGTTCGGGCGAAGTTCCATGCTGTGCAAGAAACGCTGACCATGACGTATGAAATTTCGACGGATGACCTCAAATATTCCCAGGATGCGGAGCAGACTCCTGAAGTGCTGGAAGGGACTGAACAGGCATCTGACGAGGAGAAAACCGGGCAGTGGAGAGAGCAGTTGCAGGGTATCAGAAAAAAATTAGAGCGGATCGGTCCGATTAACCTGGCCGCTATTGAGGAGCATGCTCAATTAGAAGAACGCTTTCAATTTTTATTAGCGCAAGAAGAAGATTTAGCGGGTTCAATCCAATCCCTTCAAGAAATTATTCAGCGATTAAATCAGACAACCAATAAGCTATTTGTGGATACCTTTAAAGAGCTGCAGGTGAAATTTAGTGAAGTCTTTTCAGCCTTGTTCGCTGGAGGACGTGCTGAGTTGATTCTCGTGGAAGAAACTCAGGAAGGGCAGGAATCTGAAGCGCCAGCTCTTGAGCCAGGTGTGGAAATTGTCGCCCAACCACCAGGGAAGCGCTTGAAAAACCTCAATATGCTCTCTGGGGGGGAAAAGACGATGACCGTGATGGCTCTTCTATTTGCGAGCTTTCTGATTCGTCCTTCTCCATTTTGTGTATTGGATGAGGTGGATGCGCCATTAGATGAAACGAATGTGGTCCGGTTTGGTCAATTTTTGAGACAAATGGCGGACCGGTCTCAATTTATTGTGATCACACACAATAAACGCACCATGGAGACTGCCAACTCTCTGTTTGGTGTGACGATGGAGGATCCTGGTGTTTCGAAGTTGATAGCTGTTCGGCTCCATGAATTAGAAGAGGTGAGCTGA
- a CDS encoding DMT family transporter, whose amino-acid sequence MFSAYVALTTAAMVWGGSVVAQKVALGPFSPVEASVFRGLGALLILIPLWLWKEGIVSFSRRDWRNFFLLGLGVLGNHLFVLFGLQFIGAGAAGIIIGASPAITAFLSSLILKDVPLRVIWFGCLVSFFGVLSISGREAVEGLGTNPWLGGSLVVCALVSWALYTIGCRKTMERFSPLTVTWTTLLISLIFEIPLLAMNHKVLGAGLATVPVSGWLALLYVMVFATALGQQAWLYGVKGIGPSRAGIFGNLIPVSALFFSLVILGEPVGMREISGIGLILLGVWLVDRQSCAVLVKVT is encoded by the coding sequence GTGTTTTCCGCCTATGTTGCCCTCACGACGGCGGCGATGGTCTGGGGAGGATCGGTGGTTGCGCAAAAAGTCGCTTTAGGTCCATTCTCGCCTGTAGAGGCGTCTGTTTTCAGAGGATTAGGAGCCTTACTGATCCTTATTCCTCTTTGGCTGTGGAAGGAAGGAATTGTTTCTTTTTCCCGAAGAGATTGGCGGAATTTTTTTCTGTTGGGATTGGGAGTCCTGGGAAATCACCTGTTCGTGCTATTTGGCCTGCAATTTATTGGGGCAGGGGCAGCGGGTATTATTATAGGTGCGAGTCCGGCAATTACCGCCTTTCTGTCCTCGTTAATCCTGAAGGATGTACCTCTCCGGGTAATTTGGTTTGGTTGCCTGGTTTCGTTTTTTGGAGTATTGAGTATTTCCGGGCGCGAGGCGGTGGAGGGATTAGGTACCAACCCCTGGCTCGGAGGGAGTCTGGTGGTGTGCGCCTTAGTCAGTTGGGCCCTCTATACGATTGGCTGTCGCAAAACCATGGAACGGTTCTCTCCGCTGACCGTGACGTGGACCACTCTTCTGATTTCTTTGATCTTTGAAATCCCGTTGTTGGCCATGAATCACAAAGTATTGGGTGCGGGGTTGGCGACGGTTCCCGTGTCTGGTTGGCTGGCACTCCTGTATGTCATGGTATTTGCCACGGCGTTGGGTCAACAGGCCTGGTTGTATGGCGTCAAGGGCATTGGCCCTTCCAGAGCAGGAATTTTTGGCAATCTTATTCCGGTGTCCGCCTTGTTTTTTTCCCTAGTGATTTTGGGAGAGCCGGTTGGCATGAGGGAAATAAGTGGGATAGGATTGATCTTGCTCGGGGTCTGGTTGGTTGATCGACAATCCTGTGCCGTATTAGTGAAAGTTACATGA